The window TCCTCGCCGCGGGGGAGCGGGCACGCGAACTGTGCGAGCGCCCCGCCTGGATACGGGGCATCGACCACCGCATCGAGGCGCACGGCCTGGGCGTCCGGGACCTGACCGACTCGCCGTCGACCCGGCTGGCGGCGGAGCGGGCGGGGCTGTTCGAACGTCCCGTGGACACAGCGGAGTTGCACGCTCCGTTCACCTCGCAGGAGGTGGTCCTGCGCAAGGCCCTGCGGCTCGGCGACGCCGTCGACGTCAACCCGTCCGGGGGGCCGCTCGCCGCCAACCCCATCATGGCCGCGGGCCTCATCCGCATCGGCGAGGCGGCCGCCCGGATCCAGCGCGGTGACTCCGACCGGGCGCTCGCGCACGCCACCTCGGGGCCCTGTCTGCAACAGAACCTGGTCGCCGTACTGGAAGGAGACCCGCGATGAGCAAGGAACCCGTGGCCGTCGTCGGGATCGGCCAGACCAAGCACGTCGCGGCCCGCCGGGACGTGTCGATCGCGGGACTCGTCCGCGAGGCAGCCCAACGCGCTCTCGCCGACGCGGAGTTGACGTGGGCGGACATCGACGCCGTCGTCATCGGCAAGGCCCCCGACTTCTTCGAGGGCGTCATGATGCCCGAGCTCTACCTCGCCGACGCCCTCGGCGCGGTCGGCAAACCGATGCTGCGCGTCCACACCGCGGGCTCCGTCGGCGGCTCCACCGCGCTCGTCGCCACGAACCTGATCGCGGGCCGCGTCCACGGCACGGTGCTGACCCTCGCCTACGAGAAGCAGTCCGAGTCGAACGCCATGTGGGGCCTGTCCCTGCCGATCCCCTTCCAGCAACCCCTCCTCGCCGGCGCCGGCGGCTTCTTCGCCCCGCACGTGCGCGCCTACATGCGACGCACCGGCGCCCCCGACGGGGTCGGCTCCCTGGTCGCCTACAAGGACCGCCGCAACGCGCTCAAGAACCCCTACGCGCATCTCCACGAGCACGACATCACCCTGGAGAAGGTCCAGGCCTCGCCCATGCTCTGGGACCCGATCCGCTACTCGGAGACCTGCCCGTCCTCCGACGGCGCCTGCGCGATGATCCTCACCGACCGTGCGGGAGCGGCCCGTTCACCGCGGCCGCCCGCCTGGATGCACGGCGGTGCCATGCGCAGCGAGCCGACTCTCTTCGCGGGGAAGGACTTCGTCTCCCCGCAGGCGGGCAAGGACTGCGCGGCCGACGTGTACCGGCAGGCGGGCGTCACGGACCCGCGCCGGGACATCGACGCGGTCGAGATGTACGTCCCGTTCTCCTGGTACGAGCCCATGTGGCTGGAGAACCTCGGGTTCGCCGACGAGGGAGAGGGCTGGAAACTCACCGAGTCCGGGGTCACGGAACTGGACGGCGACCTGCCGGTGAACATGTCGGGCGGGGTGCTGTCCACCAATCCCATCGGGGCCTCCGGGATGATCCGGTTCGCCGAAGCCGCCCTCCAGGTACGGGGACAGGCCGGAGAGCACCAGGTCGACGGCGCCCGCCGGGTCCTCGGGCACGCCTACGGCGGCGGGTCCCAGTTCTTCTCGATGTGGCTGGTGGGGGCCGAGCCGCCCACCTCCTGAAGCTGTCCCCCTCACGTGGCCTGTGCGCGGCAGTGACCGAAAGCTAGGCTGGCCGCGGACGACGAACCGGGAGGAGCACGGACGTGGCCGAGAGCACCATCCAGCAGCACCCGCTCGCGGGCTGGGACAAGCCGGAGCTGGACCTCAGCAGCGCCGACTGGCATTCCAGCAGCCGTGGGCAGGGTGATGTCCAGATCGCCTTTGTCGAGGGTTTCATCGCGATGCGCAACAGTGGCCGCCCGGAAAGCCCCTCCTTGATCTTCACGCCCGCGGAGTGGGGCGCGTTCGTGTCGGGGGCGCGGGAGGGGGAGTTCGACCTCACCTGAGAAGGTCGGGTCCCCGCAGCGGGGCCACTTCCCACTTGCAAGGCCCGCTCGAAGGCCGGCCGGCCCCGTGCGGACCGTCGCGGGAAGCACA of the Streptomyces aurantiacus genome contains:
- a CDS encoding thiolase domain-containing protein translates to MSKEPVAVVGIGQTKHVAARRDVSIAGLVREAAQRALADAELTWADIDAVVIGKAPDFFEGVMMPELYLADALGAVGKPMLRVHTAGSVGGSTALVATNLIAGRVHGTVLTLAYEKQSESNAMWGLSLPIPFQQPLLAGAGGFFAPHVRAYMRRTGAPDGVGSLVAYKDRRNALKNPYAHLHEHDITLEKVQASPMLWDPIRYSETCPSSDGACAMILTDRAGAARSPRPPAWMHGGAMRSEPTLFAGKDFVSPQAGKDCAADVYRQAGVTDPRRDIDAVEMYVPFSWYEPMWLENLGFADEGEGWKLTESGVTELDGDLPVNMSGGVLSTNPIGASGMIRFAEAALQVRGQAGEHQVDGARRVLGHAYGGGSQFFSMWLVGAEPPTS
- a CDS encoding DUF397 domain-containing protein gives rise to the protein MAESTIQQHPLAGWDKPELDLSSADWHSSSRGQGDVQIAFVEGFIAMRNSGRPESPSLIFTPAEWGAFVSGAREGEFDLT